One genomic segment of Salinigranum rubrum includes these proteins:
- a CDS encoding GNAT family N-acetyltransferase, giving the protein MTSVTVRQARADDAADVRSFTRDTWIDREVDDYIPRVFDEWVRTDGPDQRTFVAEIDGRVVGLAQSVLLSEDEAWSQGLRVAADVRGRAVGSKLSRAAQAWARERGATVTRGMVFSWNVMGLGHARTNGFDAVTEFRWAHPTPDEGADPALDSEFAPGFEEGADPAAAWRFWTDSDARTHLAGLALSTTESWALCELTRETLRESAAEDGLFVVSREGTRGVAFRTREIDIAGEGEREERLAEYGVAAWDTPNACEALMRAIARDAGERGADRTRVLIPETARHVSDVAAARVAVADDPDFVLAADLTDGTRFG; this is encoded by the coding sequence ATGACGTCAGTGACCGTCAGGCAGGCGCGGGCGGACGACGCCGCCGACGTCCGGTCGTTCACGCGCGACACCTGGATCGACCGAGAGGTGGACGACTACATCCCGCGGGTGTTCGACGAGTGGGTGCGGACCGACGGCCCCGACCAGCGGACGTTCGTCGCCGAGATTGACGGCCGCGTCGTCGGCCTGGCGCAGTCGGTGTTGCTCTCCGAGGACGAGGCGTGGAGCCAGGGTCTGCGCGTCGCGGCCGACGTTCGAGGGAGGGCGGTCGGGTCGAAGCTCAGTCGCGCGGCGCAAGCGTGGGCGCGCGAGCGCGGCGCGACCGTCACCCGCGGGATGGTGTTCTCGTGGAACGTGATGGGTCTCGGGCACGCTCGCACGAACGGGTTCGATGCCGTCACGGAGTTCCGGTGGGCGCATCCGACGCCCGACGAGGGGGCCGACCCCGCCCTCGACTCCGAGTTCGCGCCTGGATTCGAGGAGGGCGCCGACCCCGCGGCGGCGTGGCGCTTCTGGACCGACAGCGACGCGCGGACGCATCTGGCGGGCCTCGCGCTCTCGACGACCGAGTCGTGGGCGCTCTGTGAACTCACCCGCGAGACGCTCCGGGAGTCGGCAGCCGAGGACGGCCTGTTCGTCGTCTCTCGAGAGGGAACGCGGGGTGTGGCGTTCCGGACACGGGAGATCGATATCGCGGGCGAAGGCGAACGCGAAGAACGACTGGCCGAGTACGGCGTCGCCGCGTGGGACACTCCGAACGCTTGTGAAGCGCTCATGCGCGCAATCGCGCGAGACGCCGGGGAGCGCGGTGCCGACCGCACCCGCGTTCTGATTCCCGAGACGGCCCGCCACGTCAGTGACGTCGCCGCGGCGCGGGTCGCCGTCGCGGACGACCCCGACTTCGTGCTGGCGGCGGACCTGACCGACGGGACGCGGTTCGGCTGA
- a CDS encoding alpha-ketoacid dehydrogenase subunit beta produces MKATIVEAVNDALHTEMARDDRTLVFGEDVARSGGVFRATDGLLDAFGEKRVRDMPLSEIAIVGAAVGLATHGYRPVAEIQFSGFLPPAFDQLVSNASRIRWRTRGRLSAPMVVRTPYGAGVRALEHHSESLEAAYAHVPGLKVAVPSTPGDAKGLLAAAIRDPDPVLFMEPKRVYRSFREEVSEGSYTVPLGEAAVRREGSDVTVVSWGAMMHPTLRAVDELDASAEVIDLRSISPFDRETVVESVKKTGRCVVVHEAAKSGGFGAEVAATVAEGALIYLEAPLRRVTGFDTPVPLLAMEDYYLPHPPRIAAAIEETVEF; encoded by the coding sequence ATGAAGGCGACCATCGTCGAGGCGGTCAACGACGCGCTCCACACGGAGATGGCCCGCGACGACCGGACGCTCGTCTTCGGCGAGGACGTCGCGCGGTCGGGCGGCGTCTTCCGCGCCACGGACGGTCTCCTCGACGCTTTCGGCGAGAAACGCGTCCGGGACATGCCGCTCTCCGAAATCGCCATCGTCGGGGCCGCCGTCGGCCTCGCGACCCACGGCTACCGCCCCGTCGCCGAGATACAGTTCTCCGGCTTCCTCCCCCCTGCGTTCGACCAACTGGTCTCGAACGCCAGCCGAATCCGTTGGCGGACTCGCGGGCGACTCTCGGCTCCGATGGTCGTCCGGACGCCGTACGGCGCGGGCGTCCGGGCGCTCGAACACCACTCCGAGAGCCTCGAAGCCGCCTACGCGCACGTCCCGGGGCTGAAAGTGGCCGTCCCGTCGACGCCGGGTGACGCGAAGGGCCTGCTCGCCGCCGCCATCCGCGACCCCGACCCGGTCCTGTTCATGGAGCCGAAACGGGTCTACCGCTCGTTCCGCGAGGAGGTATCGGAGGGGTCCTACACCGTCCCTCTGGGCGAGGCCGCGGTCCGACGGGAGGGCTCGGACGTGACCGTCGTCTCGTGGGGAGCGATGATGCACCCGACGCTCCGGGCCGTCGACGAACTCGACGCGAGCGCCGAGGTCATCGACCTCCGCTCGATTTCGCCGTTCGACCGCGAGACGGTCGTCGAGTCGGTGAAGAAGACCGGCCGCTGCGTCGTCGTCCACGAGGCGGCGAAGTCGGGCGGGTTCGGCGCCGAGGTTGCCGCGACGGTCGCGGAGGGGGCGCTCATCTACCTCGAAGCCCCCCTCCGAAGGGTGACCGGCTTCGACACGCCGGTCCCGCTCTTGGCGATGGAGGACTACTACCTCCCGCACCCGCCGCGCATCGCGGCCGCCATCGAGGAGACGGTCGAGTTCTGA
- a CDS encoding thiamine pyrophosphate-dependent dehydrogenase E1 component subunit alpha, producing the protein MRGTTRPDSERAPTVEGLSQSDLTVETYQVVAPDGTVREGEVPAFTDDQFRELYRWLLLQRTFDDRMTKLQRRGQLGTYASGRGQEASIVGSGFALDDGDWLFPYGREAGALLLHGLSMRDLVMYWRGIEDASRMEGANVFGVAIAIGSHVPLATGKAWGMQLDGDDTVAFANLGDGATSTGAFHEGLNLAGVLSVPAVFFCQNNQYAISLPFEKQTGADTVAQKALAYGVDGIRVDGNDVLAVYNAVATARRRALDGRPTLVEAVTYRRAAHTTSDDPSRYREQAEVDEWAERDPLDRYRGFLAGRGLLDDVDEERVQAEVDELFDEAVAAADDYPHRDLAEMFVHLYEEPTPELESQLAWYRDFLDTHPEMAEYIHQRERG; encoded by the coding sequence ATGCGAGGAACGACCCGCCCCGACTCCGAGCGAGCGCCGACGGTCGAGGGGCTCTCGCAGTCGGACCTCACGGTCGAGACGTACCAGGTGGTCGCGCCCGACGGCACCGTCAGAGAGGGGGAGGTCCCCGCGTTCACGGACGACCAGTTCCGCGAACTCTACCGGTGGCTGCTCCTCCAGCGGACGTTCGACGACCGCATGACGAAGCTCCAGCGCCGCGGTCAACTCGGGACCTACGCGTCGGGTCGCGGGCAGGAGGCCAGCATCGTGGGGAGCGGCTTCGCCCTCGACGACGGCGACTGGCTCTTCCCGTACGGTCGGGAGGCGGGCGCGCTCCTCTTACACGGGCTGTCGATGCGGGACCTCGTCATGTACTGGCGGGGTATCGAGGACGCGTCGCGGATGGAGGGGGCCAACGTCTTCGGCGTCGCCATCGCCATCGGCTCGCACGTCCCCCTCGCGACGGGCAAGGCCTGGGGCATGCAGTTGGACGGCGACGACACGGTCGCGTTCGCCAACCTCGGCGACGGGGCCACCTCCACGGGCGCGTTCCACGAGGGGCTCAACCTCGCCGGTGTGCTGTCGGTCCCCGCGGTGTTCTTCTGTCAGAACAACCAGTACGCCATCTCCCTGCCGTTCGAGAAACAGACCGGGGCCGACACCGTCGCGCAGAAGGCGCTCGCCTACGGCGTCGACGGCATCCGAGTCGACGGGAACGACGTCCTCGCCGTCTACAACGCGGTGGCGACGGCGCGCCGACGGGCGCTCGACGGCCGCCCGACGCTCGTCGAGGCGGTGACGTACCGCCGGGCGGCCCACACCACGAGCGACGACCCGTCCCGGTATCGGGAGCAAGCGGAGGTCGACGAGTGGGCCGAGCGCGACCCGCTCGACCGCTACCGGGGCTTTCTCGCCGGCCGAGGGTTGCTCGACGACGTCGACGAGGAGCGGGTGCAAGCGGAGGTCGACGAACTGTTCGACGAGGCCGTCGCGGCCGCCGACGACTACCCCCACCGGGACCTCGCCGAGATGTTCGTCCACCTCTACGAGGAGCCCACACCCGAACTCGAATCCCAGTTGGCGTGGTACCGCGACTTCCTCGACACGCACCCCGAGATGGCCGAGTACATCCACCAGCGGGAGCGTGGATGA
- a CDS encoding enoyl-CoA hydratase/isomerase family protein: MHVEFEHLTVEKEGNVAHVTLDRTERLNAFHYDGVRDLDAVSQLLADDEDLRLVTIQGAGRAFCTGIDLKDLSADEIDMSYHPPWERALRRFETMEPLVLCLIHGYALGGGLQLALASDIRVSTHSAEMGLPAINESIIPGLGTFRLPRYIGLGRAKKMVILGNNVDGDEAERIGLVDHLVDEETMHEEFEALTERYMRVNSQGARLSKQAMLTCFDQDFDAFLDRYLELQTEAMTGEDFVEATTAYREDREPEWQ; the protein is encoded by the coding sequence ATGCACGTCGAATTCGAACACCTGACCGTCGAGAAGGAGGGGAACGTCGCTCACGTCACCCTCGACCGCACCGAACGGTTGAACGCCTTCCACTACGACGGCGTCAGAGACCTCGACGCCGTCTCGCAGTTGCTCGCCGACGACGAGGACCTCCGTCTGGTGACAATCCAGGGCGCCGGTCGGGCGTTCTGTACCGGCATCGACCTGAAGGACCTCTCGGCCGACGAGATCGATATGAGCTACCACCCGCCGTGGGAGCGCGCGCTCCGCCGGTTCGAGACGATGGAACCGCTCGTCCTCTGTCTCATCCACGGCTACGCGCTCGGTGGCGGTCTCCAGTTGGCGCTCGCCAGCGATATCCGCGTCAGCACTCACTCGGCCGAGATGGGCCTCCCGGCCATCAACGAGAGCATCATCCCGGGGCTCGGCACGTTCCGACTCCCCCGCTACATCGGTCTCGGGCGGGCGAAGAAGATGGTCATCCTCGGCAACAACGTCGACGGCGACGAAGCGGAGCGAATCGGCCTGGTCGACCACCTCGTCGACGAGGAGACGATGCACGAGGAGTTCGAAGCGCTCACGGAGCGGTACATGCGAGTCAACTCCCAGGGCGCGCGGCTCTCGAAGCAGGCGATGCTGACGTGTTTCGACCAGGACTTCGACGCGTTCCTCGACCGCTACCTCGAACTCCAGACGGAGGCGATGACCGGCGAGGACTTCGTCGAGGCGACGACCGCCTACCGCGAGGACCGAGAGCCCGAGTGGCAGTAG
- the carA gene encoding glutamine-hydrolyzing carbamoyl-phosphate synthase small subunit, whose amino-acid sequence MSDAYLALEDGRVFEARGRVPGRTRGELVFTTAYTGYEESLTDPSYEEQVLTFSYPLIGNYGVRTERFESERVHPRAAIAREFTEEVVEWLDSESVPAIDHLDTREVVTSVRDQGAMKCGIAVGDDVTPEDAKAELKKCKGMSEHVDIGKQVSTAEPKFFAGDDGGSDATVALVDCGAKGSITSSLTARGADVHLLPYDASVDMVEETGADVLFISNGPGDPENFEQAQALVEAFTGELPIAGICLGQQVVANAFGGSTEKMMFGHRGVNQPVFDLDTEQVVMTTQNHGYTVADPGELEVTQVNVNDDTAEGLEHGKMNVLTRQYHPEANPGPHDSLGFFDDVLTLASGTEVPLAD is encoded by the coding sequence ATGTCGGACGCCTACCTGGCACTGGAGGACGGCCGCGTCTTCGAGGCGCGTGGCCGTGTTCCGGGGCGCACACGTGGCGAGCTAGTGTTCACGACCGCATACACCGGTTACGAGGAGAGCCTGACAGACCCCTCGTACGAGGAACAGGTCCTCACGTTCTCGTACCCGCTCATCGGCAACTACGGCGTCCGAACCGAGCGGTTCGAGTCCGAACGGGTCCACCCCCGCGCCGCCATCGCACGCGAGTTCACCGAGGAGGTCGTCGAGTGGCTCGACTCCGAGTCGGTGCCGGCCATCGACCATCTCGACACGCGAGAGGTCGTCACCAGCGTCCGCGACCAGGGCGCGATGAAGTGCGGCATCGCCGTCGGCGACGACGTCACGCCCGAGGACGCGAAAGCAGAGCTGAAGAAATGCAAGGGGATGTCCGAGCACGTCGACATCGGCAAGCAGGTCAGCACGGCCGAACCGAAGTTCTTCGCGGGTGACGACGGCGGCTCGGACGCGACGGTCGCCCTCGTCGACTGCGGCGCGAAGGGCTCTATCACGTCGTCGCTCACCGCCCGCGGGGCGGACGTCCACCTGCTCCCGTACGACGCCTCCGTGGACATGGTCGAAGAGACCGGCGCGGACGTCCTGTTCATCTCGAACGGCCCGGGCGACCCGGAGAACTTCGAGCAGGCTCAGGCACTCGTCGAGGCGTTCACGGGTGAACTCCCCATCGCCGGCATCTGTCTCGGCCAGCAGGTGGTCGCCAACGCCTTCGGCGGCTCTACCGAAAAGATGATGTTCGGACACCGCGGCGTCAACCAACCCGTGTTCGACCTCGACACCGAACAGGTCGTCATGACCACGCAGAACCACGGCTACACCGTCGCCGATCCGGGAGAGCTAGAGGTGACGCAGGTGAACGTCAACGACGACACCGCCGAGGGTCTCGAACACGGGAAGATGAACGTCCTCACCCGGCAGTACCACCCCGAGGCCAACCCCGGCCCGCACGACTCGCTCGGCTTCTTCGACGACGTGCTCACGCTGGCCAGCGGAACGGAAGTCCCGCTCGCGGACTGA
- a CDS encoding Lrp/AsnC family transcriptional regulator: MDDLDHEILSILRRDARTPYTEIADRVGTSEGTVRNRVDRMTKDGVIERFTVATRTGNIKAMVEVSVAVDVNTSEVSKRMAEWDDVDFVWQVSGEQDVVLIVDTADTAAVNDLITRARELDEVKSTKTRLILDERLG, from the coding sequence ATGGACGACCTCGACCACGAGATCCTCTCGATCCTCCGACGGGACGCACGGACGCCGTACACGGAGATCGCCGACCGCGTCGGGACGTCGGAGGGCACAGTGAGAAACCGCGTCGACAGAATGACGAAAGACGGCGTCATCGAGCGGTTCACCGTCGCCACCCGCACGGGCAACATCAAGGCGATGGTCGAAGTCTCCGTGGCGGTCGACGTGAACACGAGCGAAGTCTCGAAACGGATGGCCGAGTGGGACGACGTCGACTTCGTCTGGCAGGTGTCGGGAGAACAGGACGTCGTCCTCATCGTCGACACGGCGGACACGGCCGCCGTGAACGACCTCATCACGCGTGCGCGGGAGTTAGACGAGGTGAAGAGTACCAAGACGCGCCTTATCCTCGACGAGCGCCTCGGTTAG